AATTGGATCAACACCTCAACGTTCATATGAAAGCAACAACCTTTATTTGTATTGGAGTGTGATTCGGGACCcattaatttgaaaattaaagctTTATTTCCAACGTCTAGTTCCTTTTTTGTTGACCATTTTTATTTATGgcaaacatttctcaaattttGTTATAGAGAGAATTTAACaatttaatacaaatgataGATACCACGGTCTGCAATTTTCTTTAATGTGGTACGTATCATTGAGTAGTATGAAAAACaaatgtttgaaataaaaaatagaaaccaAATTTAACAGCTAAAATATTCATAGCACTTAATGCGATTACATAGCATTGAAGTCACATCCTAAAATTTGAGccaactcttttttttctttttgacaaaattaaaataatattctttcatttgtattttttttttataatttcgtTTGGGAGTTGGGACCATCTATTCCATGGAGCGCAACACTTTGTCCATCTCTTGCTATAAGCATATATTTATTGTATAAACTTCATAACCTCAAAAGttcattttcttaattattattaaaatcACCGCTACAAATGTAAATCAAACCATATATCACTTAATCACTTATATgtatcaaacaaataaaaaatattggtACCATGTAAACAATTCATTTATGTGATACATATAAATAACTAAACGATTTTTAGTTTGGTTGGTTTTTCCTAAATATGACTTTAAATGATGATTACGAAAATAAATGATTATGATCATGAAATTTGTCCAATGAAAACACGCTAATCGCAAAGGGCGAACCCTTCCATGCAATGGATGCAAgtatatattttcctttcatgtATATGTTGGTTTATAATAATCATGTTATCTGTATTACATTTACTAATCACTTCTCAAAATAGAAATGTACGCATTTATATACGTGAGACTTAATAACATGTATTAGAGAAGTGGTCAACAATGTGATCAACAAATGTAGTCCAATTAACAACATTAATCACAAACAAATTATAATCTAATTAGTAATTATGGAGGTGGGTGTTGTGTTCATCTGATGCTTCATCCATAAATAACTAAGCAATTTTTTTGTGGGAAATTTGCAAACACTTTTCTTTTAACAAACTAAAGAAATTTGATTATATCTTTTCAGAATGAGGTTCCCGCGAGTAGTGTAAAACTAGAAATCGatgcccgcgcgttgctgcgggattaAAAATTGTATGGAAGATTGTGTAAACATATGAAAGATTGTAAGAAGATTAATACTATTTACATTCAAAAGAATCTAAATAGATCTTAATCTGCTAATCCCTATAATAATTGGGATTACTAATATAGTGTCAAGAAATGATTGGACAGAAGAATATGGGTAAACATGTGACAGAAGACAGACTTACAATAATTCAGCCTTCAATCTTAAGGTCCTTCGGATCGGAGAGCTGAATCTTAATGCATTCTTTCTGCAATTTTCCATAAATacgaataaaaatttaaaatccaaGTCTAAAAATTAACCGATATCCCAACTTTGTAATAAATTGTGATgacaaaatcaacaaaatagaatgaaaacaTGACTTACAAATTTAAGGCATACTTGAATCTTGATCTAAAGTCGGTGGTGAGTCAATTGGTTGTCACCAACTCTAAATGAGAATTCATCAGAACCTAGAAATTTAAATAAAGAATTTTACAAAATCAATATTTACTAAAACCCAATTATTTTGTTTATCATGTATTATGGCTTGCCAAAGactgaataaaaaaaatgcacaaTAAAGAGTCAAAACTCAAAGTCAAAAATCCATCTTCAAAGTACTATTAAATGCCAGCATTTACCCAATTATAAGAAATTGaattgttaaaatttaaataccATTATCAATTCACCTTCCTTAATCTTTTATAAAGTTTCCTCGCACCCTTCTTTAACTGCtgcataataaataaataaataaataaaacacatATTACTCTTTAAATACTAAAATTGAAGATcttaaattcataaattatcCAAGACTTAATAAGCTCATCAAAATGGAAGAGCCTTGattttccatctttcttccgTTCTAGGATGAAGAACACGTGTATAGCAGTAAGAAAATCCAACGAAAAGGCACACGGATGAGGACGCGTGTGCAGTGTGCacagagaaagaagaaagcagaaaaaCAAAGGAAGAAGGCGGAGCAATGAGGGACACGTAGGCAAATGAGGGTAAAATTGCCTTTTTACTGTGAAAAAGCACAAAAAATGCCACAGAAAGAAGCATTTGAAGGGCGTTTTCGTCCACACACTGTTCGTGAACAGTAACCCATCTCACATGATGAACAGTGAGGGGAACTGGGCTTTAGTATATATAGATTTCAAAAAATGTAAATGCCGAAATGCCAATtgaccaaaacgacgtcgtgcGAATTTGCAACCGAGTATCTCAGATTTTTCCCTATCCAGGTGAGGTTTCTCCTTTCAAGAGCTCTCCAGAACTGTCAGTGCCAGGTTCTGAAACTCTCGTCTTCTTCCTTCGTTTCTTCTTCCAGAAAGGTCTACACTTTCCTTTAAATATAGGACAACCCAGTCCGTTTCTCCTCAAATTCCATTGTCCTTCACTTTCTGTCTCGATTTTCTTGTCTACCAAACAGTGCCCTACAACTCCATTAATTTCTGGTGCCAACAACTGACAACTTCACTCGACCAATAAACAAAAGCCCAACATTTGAGAGATACAAAAATGTCTCAGGCTATAGCAAATTTCAGCCTCTTTTCTCCCAATGTCATCTGCAAAAACCAAAAATGTGCGATACCAGTTTTTTCCAAACCAATTCATGGCGGTGGACGTTTTAGCTACGGTAAGAACAGAATCAAGGCCATGGCAGGCGATGCACGAGACAACCTCGACCACTTGCAGAGGACCGTCAagctccaacaacaacaacaacaacaacaagccCAGCCTAGAAAGAGAGCTGCCCCAGCGCCACCCATCGGTAAATTCGAGTTCCCCCCTCAAACTTTTAAGCTTCTTGGACTTGCTTGAGATGCGTAGTAAGTACTTCTGTTCGTAAGTGCTTATGCTAGTAGTGTTTACATTGGAAACAGTCACTCAGACATGCCCTAGgtttgaatagtttaattgaataacaaattgatatttggcAGGGTTGTGGGATCGGTTTCCAACGGCGAGGACGGTGCAGCAGATGATGGAAACAATGGAGAGGATGATGGAGGACCCATTGGCCTACTCTGGCGGGTACACGCCGCCATTGCCAAGAGAGGCAGGAGTGTACGGCGGGGGACGGACGCCATGGGAGATCAAAGAAGGGGAGAGTGATTACAAGATGAGATTCGACATGCCGGGGATGACGAAAGAGGACGTGAAGGTGTGGGTGGAGGATAAAATGCTGGTTGTGAAGGCTGAGAAGGCGGCCAAGAAGACGGAGAATGGGGTGGTGGTGGAAGAAAATGATAgaattaaaagcacaccacaaagtagcacacaaatgtcctattgattttctttattaacactaagatttgtcaattctagcatatgaaaataagggtcttttcagcagaagattgttttatctaactacttaaaatgtcacaaaaacaggttgctgtccctactgaccagccaccgaaaaataattattagattgACTTACACTaatctaaagtctacgaaattttataagcaaacactagacacacagagctacacttttacaaatttttgggatttttggattaggtttgatatttaaattaaatcaaacaaaaacaggatagaaacatattttaagtagttcacatattaagaaaaacgagttaggggaattgttatccaccaccagataatcatgcaaacatgttatgttttattcaaattccttttatttccggatgaagatgcttaagttggctcaatgttagaactcaacctattactctttcttacatagtatgttaagagaatgacattttcaacttaacttctagaatggcgtgttcatagatttaacaagtaggaatcattaagaatgaaaagagtttgagtcatcacaagacatcgtaagtactggcgttgtcttacttatcctaaaaattggttcacatgttaatcgcagttaacaagtactactttagaacatatgtaggtcctcattctaCAAGGGCAgtcacacacatattcatagcattagaatcctatatatgcttactacgtatgcacccatagaaaacaaataaagaattcatcaatgagacaagtagtgaactaattttcatccattcataaaagtaattcaaacgaaatgtcataacaaacttgcaatcatatttggggcttcaaaacagcccctaactactaaaactttagttacacacaatccttaagttaaaacaaaagatagacatgagtttgagaagatagaaccgaaAGAAATCGACCGAGGCCTCCTCCCCCCTTTTCCTCCTTCCCCAATGCtggttttaaaccaattcttgctgcatcattttcttccccttaactcacccactaatagccatttagtgatgacaataagtgagaggaaattgtaaaacaattgtaactctttaggtagcctttatgccaattactccctcttaatcctcatttttaattcaatttcctctgatatttgaataggtgttagctgacttgttcttggctgcattagttttggctgctagatttattggatttattgctttcattgcaaTTACAAACTGCCCAGTCTCttgtgaacctttcagtgttaaaacggccataactttttctacgaaaatgatattaacaatctgcgaaatgctccagaaaatagacatccgtagctttccaagcatataaggctcattctctaattcattttgagctgttcgcaacttgcttccaaagtcagctgatctgcacagacagttttgacgaatttgttactaaaaatcctacttgtgctatttttcttttatttgcttgacaaatcccacaaaacacaaaaacaaagtaaatagctcaaaaatataaggaactaactaagaaaagagaagtgaatttgatgtaaaatatatataaatatgagcttatcagaaAACGGGGAGGTGTGGTCTGCCAAGAGCTATGGGAGGTGCAGCAGTAGGATTGCGTTGCCGGAGAATATTCAGTTTGAGGAGATCAAGGCTGAGGTTAAAGATGGGGTCTTGTATATTACTATTCCGTAGGCTTCCGTTACTTCCAAGATTTTGGACATCAATGTTAGTTGAGTTGAGTGATGGCcattttctttgttcaatcttaaTTTTGGTTTCTGAGTTTTGGGGTTGTATTTAGAGAATTTTATGATCATCTTTTTAAACTCAGTTTGATGTTCTTGTTTTTGTAATGGGTGATGCTAAAAATTTTGTGAGCTATGCTATTATAACTGAATTAAATACTTATTTTAGAATGATGATCCTCTTTAggttctctttgtgaggatctcagaGATCTTCTAATCACatttgttcattgtatatcgtacggtcataaattattataatttttttatttaaaactaaatataaacaatatttgACGAATACGATATTGGAGGATTTTCAGAATTCTCACAAAGAAAATCCCCTCGTTtcttattttatattgataACACATCACATCAGttatttgttattttcaagttatttttgtAGAATAGTTCTAAGCTGTGTAAGTTCCATAAACCATAAACTCGTTCAACAATTTGGGCCTCTGCAATGGAAGATGAGCCAGTCAGGATTTTTGGCTTCAGTTGGCTAATATTTGGGCCACGCAACCGTAAACTTGTTTGGTCCGTGAGTAGTTACATGAGCCGTAGAGCCTGTCCCTTCAAAAGCAGATATCTTTAGATTAGGGCTTGTGAGGAACACATGACCAAACCCTCACAAAAATCTTGTACCCCATTCGTCCATGACTGTGACGTTCAAGTAGAAGTGCAGAGCGTAAATAAGTTCCCTTCAAATTTAGTAAATTCATAATTTGAAGTAATTTATCTAGATGTGAGATGATACTTCACATTCTCATACGTCTTTTTATGTGTAAAAGGTACTTAagctaaataaataaacaatattaaagTACATTAACTGTTGAGCTTCAAACATGTGTCAATCCTTACTATCTTAACATATTAAAGCTCACTTAGAATTTTGacacaaaaaagaagaaagaaagtgtTACTAGCAGCATAGCCCAGATTTTAAAAAACATCTACGCTTAATAATGGATTCCTTCGTTAGATTTTGATAGGACTCTGAAGCCCAGATTTCAAAATCTGAGGATCGTACACTCAATAATGGCCACGCTAATATAAAAAACAGTATcagttctcaaaaaaaaaaaaaaaaaaaaaaaaaaaaaaaagtatctcGTAAAGTGTTATTAGCAGCAATTATTAGATGGTACAGTATTACCACCTGGCACTGACAGCTGGTAGTACCCACCAATAAATGCATGACATGTGGCAagttaattattaaataaaaattaatggcTGGATTTTACAAGaacctaacgccgttaggtCTCTGCCAAAAAACTGATGTCTGCCTCTTCTCCTTCCCCACGCCTTCTCCTCCTTTTCCGCCGCAATTGATTCCTCGTATCTCACCTCCTCCTTTTTCGCCAAAACCAAAAGCTTTTCTATTTGATCTCAAAAACTGCCTCTTTTCTGGTTTAGCAAGCTCGTGATTgtgttgagaaaaaaaattgagcaaCTTTCAACGTACCATCCGTTTGTACTGCAAATCGAATTCTAGCTTTGCATCATGTTCTTGTCTCTAGTTTATAAGAATTGCTTGCTTCTGACGGGTCACCATCTACCTTAAAACCTTCTTTTgaacaaagataacaaacttgTCTTAGTTGATTCTTTCTATTATATCTCTTTTGTCCCTTACGAACACTGAATCCAAATGTCGTAGCATAGTTGTTGTAGAGATCATAAGCTTCCTTTT
The nucleotide sequence above comes from Malus sylvestris chromosome 16, drMalSylv7.2, whole genome shotgun sequence. Encoded proteins:
- the LOC126606811 gene encoding small heat shock protein, chloroplastic-like — its product is MSQAIANFSLFSPNVICKNQKCAIPVFSKPIHGGGRFSYGKNRIKAMAGDARDNLDHLQRTVKLQQQQQQQQAQPRKRAAPAPPIGLWDRFPTARTVQQMMETMERMMEDPLAYSGGYTPPLPREAGVYGGGRTPWEIKEGESDYKMRFDMPGMTKEDVKVWVEDKMLVVKAEKAAKKTENGVNGVLSENGEVWSAKSYGRCSSRIALPENIQFEEIKAEVKDGVLYITIP
- the LOC126608653 gene encoding uncharacterized protein LOC126608653 translates to MDTVFIDTDSDEENNQKEDPIIDIESDEENNREEDPVIVNRTENFDDIFVGKVVLNEKEAYDLYNNYATTFGFSVRKGQKRYNRKNQLRQVCYLCSKEGFKVDGDPSEASNSYKLETRT